A genome region from Lentimicrobiaceae bacterium includes the following:
- a CDS encoding DegT/DnrJ/EryC1/StrS family aminotransferase, with product MIKFLDLQKITTKYSKEIHDAVQKIIDSGWYLQGEANRSFESNYANYIDTRHCVGVANGLDALRLILRAYMEMGFMNEGDEVIVPANTYIASILAITDNRLIPILVEPKIETYEIDDSKIEQAITSKTKAIMIVHLYGQCAYTNKIGEICKKYNLRLIEDNAQAHGCMFGDRRTGSLGNAAGHSFYPGKNLGAFGDAGAITTDDDQLADVVRTLANYGSHKKYVFEYCGLNSRLDEIQAAVLDVKLRHLDTDNNVRREVAKYYIDNITNQHITLPYIKNWNEHVFHIFPILCKKRNKLQSYLAENNIQTLIHYPIPPHKQKCYSDWNQLSYPITELIHNEELSLPISQVMIIQDFEKIIEIINKF from the coding sequence ATGATAAAGTTTCTTGATTTACAAAAAATCACAACAAAATATTCTAAGGAAATACATGATGCCGTACAAAAAATAATTGATTCCGGTTGGTATCTGCAGGGAGAAGCAAACCGTAGTTTCGAATCAAACTATGCCAATTATATAGACACCCGACATTGTGTAGGCGTAGCCAATGGATTGGATGCTCTGCGATTAATCCTCCGTGCCTATATGGAAATGGGTTTTATGAATGAAGGCGACGAGGTAATCGTACCTGCAAATACCTATATCGCTTCAATTTTGGCAATTACAGATAATCGTTTGATTCCAATATTGGTAGAGCCAAAAATTGAGACTTATGAAATTGATGACTCAAAGATTGAGCAGGCAATAACAAGCAAGACAAAAGCAATTATGATAGTTCATTTGTATGGACAATGTGCTTACACTAATAAAATTGGAGAAATATGCAAGAAATACAATCTCAGATTGATTGAAGATAATGCGCAGGCTCATGGATGTATGTTTGGAGACAGAAGAACAGGCTCATTGGGCAATGCTGCAGGTCATAGTTTTTATCCAGGAAAAAATCTTGGTGCATTTGGAGATGCAGGAGCAATAACTACTGATGATGATCAATTAGCAGACGTAGTAAGAACTTTGGCAAACTATGGCTCCCATAAGAAATATGTTTTTGAATATTGTGGTTTAAACAGTCGTTTGGATGAAATTCAGGCTGCAGTTCTTGATGTGAAACTTCGGCATCTTGATACAGACAACAATGTACGAAGGGAAGTAGCTAAGTATTATATTGATAACATCACAAATCAGCACATAACCCTACCCTACATTAAAAACTGGAACGAACATGTATTTCATATTTTCCCTATCCTTTGCAAAAAAAGGAATAAATTACAAAGTTACCTGGCGGAAAACAACATTCAAACTTTGATTCATTACCCTATCCCTCCTCATAAACAGAAATGTTACAGCGATTGGAATCAACTTTCGTATCCTATCACGGAATTAATTCACAATGAAGAATTAAGCCTTCCGATAAGTCAAGTAATGATTATACAAGATTTTGAAAAAATAATTGAAATTATTAATAAATTCTGA
- a CDS encoding glycosyltransferase family 4 protein: MGDKNRLKKIKNSYNRIKSLAYKSINKKNWNTAINRIQAASEFAYTYNFIYTDSDLENMLKILSNNVISNNNNFTPLPNKYLFYDSFGVGNKLLAHQYLRALNSWNVNCLYVLGGKSTHISEALLNDIKSFPKTELFIVDKKQDKTKQIQSIYQKVKEFQPQKALLHLTPSDAVAISFLYACPQIEKYQINLTDHAFWLGVGCTDFSIEFRNFGYTISIEKRGIAKEKLLLQPYYPIVLPTEFLGFPKEVTPDKTVIFSGGSYNKIYGANGFYLIILKKILDQNPSVIILYAGWGDEEPFKKFIKKNHYEKRLLLLGNRIDINEVVAHCDIYLGTYPIGGGLMTQYAAINGKPIVTFMDSDGNGNILNSFFDINPNGFLKISFSDIEEFLLHINLLVNNKDFRKKIGEKIRSLVITPEQFEIELKQLINTQSNSRNIRTKNIDYDLIVNRYLKIDKFRMNTSIIIILVRLLGIYSIVCIPARIIRFIPKLILLSIKKLFKFISKQ, encoded by the coding sequence ATGGGTGATAAAAATAGATTAAAAAAAATAAAAAATTCTTATAATAGAATAAAATCATTAGCTTATAAGAGTATAAATAAAAAAAATTGGAATACAGCTATTAACCGTATTCAGGCAGCATCAGAATTTGCATATACTTATAATTTTATTTATACTGATTCTGATTTAGAGAATATGTTAAAAATACTCTCTAATAACGTTATTTCAAATAATAATAATTTTACGCCATTACCTAATAAATATTTATTCTACGATAGTTTTGGTGTAGGCAACAAATTGTTGGCGCATCAATATCTGAGAGCATTAAATTCATGGAATGTAAATTGTTTGTATGTTTTAGGGGGTAAATCAACACACATCTCTGAAGCTCTTCTCAATGATATAAAATCTTTTCCAAAAACAGAACTTTTTATTGTTGATAAAAAACAAGATAAGACAAAGCAAATACAATCCATTTATCAAAAAGTAAAAGAATTTCAGCCCCAAAAGGCATTATTGCATCTAACTCCTTCAGACGCTGTTGCTATATCATTTCTTTATGCTTGCCCACAAATTGAAAAATATCAAATAAATTTAACAGATCATGCTTTTTGGCTTGGAGTAGGTTGTACTGATTTTTCCATTGAATTTCGAAATTTTGGATACACAATCTCAATTGAGAAAAGGGGAATTGCTAAAGAAAAATTGTTACTTCAACCATACTACCCGATTGTTTTACCAACAGAGTTCTTGGGCTTTCCCAAAGAGGTTACACCGGATAAGACAGTGATATTTTCCGGAGGTTCTTATAACAAAATTTATGGGGCTAATGGTTTTTATTTAATAATTCTTAAAAAAATTTTAGATCAAAATCCTTCAGTGATAATTCTTTATGCAGGCTGGGGTGATGAAGAACCATTTAAAAAGTTTATTAAAAAAAATCACTATGAAAAGCGATTATTGTTGCTTGGAAATAGAATAGACATTAATGAGGTAGTGGCTCATTGCGATATATATTTAGGCACCTATCCAATTGGAGGAGGTCTGATGACTCAATATGCAGCAATTAATGGGAAACCTATTGTAACATTTATGGATTCAGATGGCAATGGGAATATTCTAAATTCTTTTTTTGATATAAATCCAAATGGGTTTTTGAAAATATCATTTTCGGATATTGAAGAATTTCTTTTACATATTAATCTATTAGTAAATAATAAAGATTTTCGTAAAAAAATTGGCGAAAAAATCAGAAGCCTTGTGATTACACCAGAGCAATTTGAAATTGAATTAAAACAACTAATAAATACTCAATCCAATTCAAGAAATATTCGTACTAAAAATATTGATTATGACTTAATAGTTAATCGTTATCTTAAAATTGATAAGTTTAGAATGAATACTTCAATAATAATAATATTAGTCCGATTATTAGGCATTTATTCAATAGTTTGCATTCCTGCCAGGATAATACGATTTATTCCCAAATTAATATTATTATCAATTAAAAAACTATTTAAATTTATATCAAAACAATAA